The following are from one region of the Bacteroidia bacterium genome:
- a CDS encoding DUF2490 domain-containing protein, which produces MKYVHRIIVLMIFGLAFNLSFAQKNIVNQWNGWYIYTGDHTITKKIGLHTEYQWIRSNIITDWQQSLPLLGLNYRTTDNTLLTLGYGYVITYPYGKQPLNHAVGEHDIWEQFIQRQRIGRCYFNHRYRLEQRWMQNFTKTPENKYVLDNYIFRNRARYRFMVSIPLNHKEMTNNTLFLSLYDELFVNIGHNIGLNLFDQNRISATLGWQFNPDLNLQVGYMNQYIQKPNAVDMENNHTVQLWLTYNIDFRKLFPAKIEEKQ; this is translated from the coding sequence ATGAAATATGTCCATAGAATAATCGTTTTAATGATTTTTGGGTTAGCTTTTAATCTTTCGTTTGCCCAAAAAAACATTGTAAACCAATGGAATGGCTGGTATATCTATACCGGTGACCATACGATAACTAAAAAAATTGGATTACATACTGAGTATCAGTGGATAAGGTCTAATATAATCACAGATTGGCAGCAAAGTTTGCCGTTACTTGGGCTTAACTACCGAACTACCGACAACACATTGCTAACGCTGGGTTATGGCTACGTCATAACGTATCCATACGGAAAGCAGCCGCTTAACCACGCCGTTGGTGAGCACGATATATGGGAGCAGTTTATCCAAAGGCAACGTATCGGAAGATGTTATTTTAACCACCGCTATCGTTTAGAGCAACGTTGGATGCAAAACTTCACAAAAACTCCCGAAAATAAATATGTTCTGGATAATTATATATTTAGAAACCGCGCTCGTTATCGTTTTATGGTCTCGATTCCCCTTAACCATAAAGAAATGACAAACAATACCTTGTTTTTAAGCTTGTATGACGAACTGTTTGTCAATATTGGGCACAACATCGGCCTAAATCTATTTGACCAAAACCGAATTTCGGCCACATTAGGCTGGCAATTTAACCCTGACTTGAACTTACAAGTTGGTTATATGAATCAATATATCCAAAAACCAAACGCTGTGGATATGGAAAACAACCATACTGTTCAACTCTGGCTTACCTATAATATTGACTTCAGAAAACTATTTCCTGCAAAAATCGAGGAAAAACAGTAA
- a CDS encoding insulinase family protein, protein MQKIDFKQFELQNGLRVIVHTDLSSPRAAMCVLYRVGARDEDPSRTGFAHLFEHLMFGGSKNIPSYDTPLQKAGGENNAYTTNDITNYYLSLPTSQLETGFWLESDRMLELDFSQDSLNVQKSVVCEEFKQRYLNQPYGDAHLLLRPVHYQTHPYRWPTIGKELSHIQDATLDDVREFFYGFYAPNNATLVVCGNVSPETVEQLAQKWFAPIPKRTLKKKPLPQEPPQKSPRKLTVQKDVPFDAIYKAYHIPARTNPDYFAADILTDLLSNGKSSLLFQEMVKKEKVANNIAAFSWGAYDPGMISIDGQVAQGKKTELYEATLQKTIDNLQDISEKQLTKIKNKIESYLIFERTSMLNLAQELAIYDSLGNPNQINTILDIYQSISCDDVKQAAQKYLNPNNCSTLYYLKQQ, encoded by the coding sequence ATGCAAAAAATTGATTTCAAGCAATTTGAATTACAGAATGGTCTTCGGGTTATCGTTCATACAGATTTGAGCAGCCCTCGTGCGGCTATGTGTGTGCTATATCGGGTAGGTGCAAGAGATGAAGACCCAAGTAGAACTGGATTTGCTCACCTTTTTGAGCATCTGATGTTTGGGGGGTCTAAAAATATTCCTTCTTATGATACGCCGTTGCAAAAAGCAGGCGGAGAAAATAACGCCTACACTACAAACGATATTACCAACTATTACCTGAGTTTGCCTACAAGCCAGCTTGAAACGGGTTTTTGGTTAGAATCTGACCGGATGTTGGAGTTGGATTTTTCCCAAGACAGCTTAAACGTCCAAAAAAGTGTCGTTTGTGAAGAGTTTAAACAACGTTATCTAAATCAGCCTTATGGAGATGCACACCTTTTGCTTAGGCCGGTGCATTACCAAACACATCCCTATCGCTGGCCTACTATTGGAAAGGAACTATCTCATATTCAGGATGCTACCTTAGATGATGTAAGGGAGTTTTTTTATGGTTTTTATGCTCCCAATAATGCTACTTTGGTCGTTTGTGGAAACGTATCTCCAGAAACCGTGGAGCAGTTAGCCCAAAAATGGTTTGCCCCGATACCTAAACGTACCCTCAAAAAGAAACCGCTGCCCCAAGAACCACCCCAAAAATCCCCCCGTAAACTGACAGTCCAAAAAGACGTTCCTTTTGATGCAATTTACAAAGCATATCATATTCCCGCCAGAACAAACCCCGATTACTTTGCCGCCGATATTCTGACAGACCTACTTTCCAACGGTAAAAGTTCATTGCTATTTCAAGAAATGGTAAAAAAAGAAAAAGTGGCCAATAACATTGCCGCTTTCTCTTGGGGAGCATACGACCCCGGAATGATATCCATTGACGGGCAAGTAGCACAAGGAAAAAAAACCGAACTATATGAAGCTACTTTGCAAAAAACAATTGATAATCTGCAAGATATATCCGAAAAACAGCTAACCAAAATAAAAAACAAAATAGAATCCTACCTGATTTTTGAAAGAACCAGCATGCTTAACCTCGCCCAAGAATTAGCTATCTATGACTCCTTAGGAAATCCTAACCAAATAAACACCATCTTAGACATCTACCAATCAATTTCTTGTGATGACGTAAAACAGGCCGCCCAAAAGTACCTAAACCCAAACAACTGTTCCACTTTATATTACTTAAAACAACAATAA